The genomic region CCGGGGAGTTCCCCGACGGCTCGAAGACCCTGCGCGCGAAGATCGACATGGCCTCCCCGAACATGAACATGCGCGACCCGGTGCTCTATCGCATCAAGCGCGCCGAGCATCACCGCACCGGGAACAAATGGTGCATCTATCCGATGTACGACTACGCCCATCCCGTCTCGGACGCCATCGAAGGCATCACCCACTCCATCTGCACCCTCGAGTTCGAGGACCATCGCCCGCTCTACGACTGGACGCTCGAGAAGGGCCCCGCGCCCTGCCGGCCCCGCCAGATCGAGTTCGCGCGCCTGAACCTCACCTACACGCTGATGAGCAAGCGCAAGCTCCTGGAGCTCGTGGAGGGGAAGCTCGTCACCGGCTGGGACGACCCCCGCCTGCCGACCCTGCGCGGCATGCGCCGGCGCGGCTACACCCCGGAAGCCATCCGGGCCTTCTGCACCCACATCGGCGTCACCAAGTTCAACTCGCTGACCGAGATGGAGCTGCTCGAGAACTTCCTGCGCGAGGACCTCAACAAGCGCGCCCCGCGCTACATGGCGGTGCTCCGGCCGCTGAAGCTGGTCATCGAGAACTATCCCGAGGGGCAGGTCGAGGAGTTCGAGGCGATGAACAACCCCGAGGACCCCTCGGCCGGCACCCGCAAGGTCCCCTTCTCCCGGGTCCTCTACGTCGAGAAGGACGACTTCCGCGAGACGCCGCCGCCCAAGTTCTTCCGCCTCTCGCCCGGCAAGGAGGTCCGCCTGCGCAGCGCCTATTTCGTGGTCTGCACGGGCGTCGTGAAGGATCCAAAGACCGGGGAGGTCGTCGAGCTGCGCTGCAGCTACGACCCCTCCACCCGCGGCGGCTCCTCCCCCGACGGGCGCAAGGTCAAGGCGACCATCCACTGGGTCTCGGCCGAACACGCGAAGCCCGCCCGGGTCCGGCTCTACGACCGCCTCCTCAAGTCCCCGGAGGCCGAGGGCGAGGACTATCAGGCCTCCCTGAACCCGAAGTCGCTCGAGACCCTCGAGGACTGCCGGCTGGAGCCCGCGCTCGCGGACCTGCCGCCCGGACGCACCTGCCAGTTCGAGCGCCTCGGCTACTTCTGCGCCGACGCGAAGGACTCGAAGCCGGGCGCGCCCGTCTTCAACCGCACGGTCACGCTGCGCGACGAATGGGCCAAGCTCGAAGCCCGCGGCACGAAGTAGTCCTCGCCGCGGCCCTCGCGCTGGCGCTGAGCGGCTGCGCCGGCGCCCAGCGGCGAGGCGCGACGCGCCGCCCCATCCCCCCTCTCGCGAAGGCCGTCGTGCGCACGGCCAAGTCCTACCTCCCCGAGGAAGAAAAGGGCCGCAAGCTGCCGAAGGACTGCTCGGACTACGTGCACGCGGTCTTCAAGGAGAACGGCATCGAGCTCCCTCGCACCTCGCTCGAGATGGCCCGCCGCGGAGAGCCCCTCGCCTCTTCCGGCGACCTCCAGATGGGCGACCTGGTCTTCTTCTCCGGTTCGAAGCCCTCGAGCACGGTCGGGCACATCGGCATCTACGTGAACAACGGGATCTTCATCCACTTCGCCAAGGAAGAGACCGGCGTGACGATGGAAAGCATGTATAGCGATTACTATCGTAAACGATACCTGAAGGCCCGTCGGGTCATCCCCTAGGAAGACCGTTTCCTCATTGTCCTCCCCCACGGGGAGGGCAGGGTGGGGGCGAATCCGACTTCCTCAACCCCGACTCCAATAACGCATGCTCCCTCTTCCTTCCTTAGTATGAGCTCCCCCTCCCCTGGCCCCTTCCCTGCAGGAGGGGTAGTTCAGGAAACTGAGCCCCCTGGGCCTAGAAACACCTCCCGGACTGCCCACTCCCGTATGGGCCTTCTCCCAGCACACGCATAGGCCCCCGGCCACCTCCGTCCGATGGACTCCTCCTTTATACTGAGGGTGCGAGGTACCATCATGGCCACGATCCACCGTCGTGCGTCCCTCTTCTCACTCCCCCTTCTCCTCCTGTCGGCGCTGAGTACGGCCGTCTCCGCCCAGCAGACGAGGACACAGGTCGCCCCGGTCGCTCCCGGCGCGGCCTCGGGCATCGCCGGCATCGCCGCCGCCCAGGCGCTCAAGACCCCGGACCTGGGCCTCAAGATCGGGAACCTCGCCCCGACCCTGATGCTCCCGCAGACCCCTCTCCTCCGTCCCTCCGCCCTTACACTCCCCGCGGCTCTCCCCGCGGGAATGGCGAACGTGAACGCGGCCCCGACCAACGGGGCCGCGGCCGTTTCCGCCCAGATGCAGGACGCGGCGGCCGTCGTTCCCGCCGCGTCGTCCGTGCGCTCGATCATCTCCGCCGACCCGGGAGCTGCTCCGATGGAGAAGAGCGAGCGCGTCGACACGCGCTCGCTCCTCGCCCGCATCCTCCCGAAGCTCGACTTCTCCGCCTTCTCCCCCGCGAAGCTCAAGGACATGTCCTCGACCTCCGCCCGCGAGGCCGGCGGGCGCCTCATGGACCGCGTGCTCGGGCTCAAGAGCGCCGCGCGCACCAACGGGGTCGCCGACGTCTCCGCGGACGCCGCGGCTCCGGCCGCCGCGCACCCGGCCGCCAAGCTCGAGAAGCCCTTCGACCCTCTCAACCGCCCCTACACGAACTTCCGTCTCAACATGTTCGAGAACGACCCCGAGGCCTACGCGCTGACCTTCCTCTTCGGCGTCGAGGAGTCCGGCTCGAAGGGCTACGAGCTGCTCGTCGGACTGGCGGTGCACGAGACCCTCGAGCACATCTACACCTGGGTCAAGGAGGGCGCTCCGGGCAAGGACATCACCCTCGAGAAGGTCCTCGCGGAATACGCCGCCTCCTGGGACCGCAACCTCAAGGCCGGCCATTACCGCTCCCGCACCGACTTCAAACCCAGCGAGTACAAGCGCCGCGGCATCGACTTCATCACCCGCCGCTTCCAGGCCCTCGCCCCCTTCGACAAGGGCCAGATCCTCGGCCTCGAGGAGCGCGTGCTCTGGACGATGAAGGACCCCGTCACCGGCAAGAGCTACGACTTCAAGGGCAAGATCGACCGGCTCATGGTCGAGGACGGCGCCGTCGTCATCCACGACTGGAAGACCCACTTCAACCCGCCGAGCATACGCCAGCTCCAGCAGGGCGACTATCAGCTCGGGCTCTACGCGCTGGGCCTCGCCCGCTCGCGCCCGGACCTCCTCCAGGGCCGCAGGATCAAGCTGGTCTGGGACTTCAAGGAGTTCTCCCAGGAGATCGTCGTCGACGAGGCCTACCTCCAGCGCGTCGAGGCGAAGATCTTCGACGTCCTGCGCCGCATGGACAACTTCACCGAGCGGGTCCAGGCCGAGCGCGCCGAGTGGCTCAAGCGCCTGAAGCCCGAGGCGCGGCCCTCCGGCCTCGTCGAGGCCCGCGCCGCGGCCGACCGCATCGGAGTCCTCGACGGCGAGATCGGCGACAAGGGCGGCGAGCTCAAGAAGCTCCGCGCCGAGTACGACCGCCTCGAGGAGGCGGTCCTGCGCTATGCGAAGGGCAACAAACTCTCCTCGGTCGCCGGCCGCAAGCGGACACTCTCCATCTCCGAAAAGTCCTCCCGCGGCCTGCCCACCAAGAGCGACGACTCCGAGGGCTACGAGGCCGTCGTGGCCGCGCTGAAGGCCGCCGGCCGCTGGGAGGAGTTCTCCTCCGTCGACCTCGCCGCGCTCAAGCGCATGGCCGAGGTCCGCGGCGGCGACGACGGCGCGCTCTTCGAGAAGCTGCGCGAGCTCCTGGGAACGGGCTTCTCGCACTCCATCGAAGCCGAACTCCGCGACGACGCGCCGCGACGCGGCGGAAGCGTCAAGGTCAAGGACGGCCCCGCGGTCCAGGAGCGTCCGGAGATGGACGCGATGCCCGGACTGCTCTCGCCGACTCAGCTGGCGACCTTCCTCGCCGACCGCGACGACTACGTGAAGCGCTACCTCCTGGGCCGCCGCGCGGACGCGGGGGCCAAGCCCATGGGCATGCTCGCCGGCTCCTCCATCCACGAGACCGTCGAGCAGCTCTTCACCTGGATCAAGGGAGGCCGCCCGATCTCCGAGATCCAGATCGCCGACCTCCTCAAGGTCTTCGAGCAGCGCTGGAAGGCCCTGCGCGACACCGCCGACTACCGCCCGGAGGGGAAGCTCACCGCGACCGACTACAAGCGCGGCGCCCGCAACTACCTGCGCGGGATCTGGAAGCGGATGTATCCCTTCGAGCAGGGGCGCACCGTCTACCTCGAGAGCCGCATGCACTTCGACCTCACCGATCCCGAGACCGGCCGCGTCTACCGCTTCCAGGGGATCGCCGACCGCATCATGATCGACGGCGACACGGTCGTCATCCGCGACTGGAAGTCCCACTACGTCCCCCCCTCCGACGAGGAGGTCCGGGCGAAGGACTACCAGCTCGGGCTCTACGTCCTGGCGATGCACCAGCTCTACCCCGACCTCATGAAGGGCCGCAAGGCGCGGCTCATCTGGGACTTCAAGGACAAGTCCACCGTCATCGAGGTCGACGACGCCTACATCGCGGACCTCAAGACGCGCCTCTTCAAGATCCTGCGCGGGATGGACGCCCTCGGCATCGAGGTGCGCAAGGACCGCGCCGCCTGGGAGGAGCGCCTCCTCCCGCCCGACCTCCCCAAGAACAAGACCGAGGCCGGCCGCCGCGTCGACAGGATGGGAGAGCTCTCCGCCCACATGGACAAGCTCAAAGCCGAGGTCGACGCGCTCAAGGCCGAGCGGGCCGAGCATGAGGCCGCCCTCATCGACTTCACCCGCCGCACCGGGCGCGTCGTCGTCGACGGCAAGCGCTTCGACGCCCGCCTGATCAAGACCGGCGTCACAACCGTGCCGACCAAGACCGCCGACCGCGAGGCCCACGAGAAGGTGGCCGCGATCCTCAAGGCGTCCGGGGCCTGGGAGAAGTACTCGTCGCTCAACTACGCCGCGCTCAAGAAGGCGCTCTCGGACCCGAAGAATCCGGACAAGGCGCTGCTCAAGGTCCTCGAGCCGCTCATGAAGGACCTCGTGAAGGTCGAGGCCTCCCTCTCTGAGATCTCGAGGGCGTCCGCGGCGGCGAAGCCGGCCAAGACGTCGAAGTCGAAGAAATAGACTCTGAAGGCCCTCACCCCGCCCCCTTCCCGTTTGGGAGGGGGGCGGTTTTTTGCTAGCGTGCCCGCGGGGGAACCCCCGGGAGGACGACATGACCGCTCTCAGGACGCTCGCGGCGCTTCTGCTGCTCTGCGCCGGCGCCGCCGCGGCCGAGCCGCAGCCGGCTCCGCAGGGCGACGCCGCCTGCAAGGCCGACGCCGAGAAGTTCTGCAAGGACGTCACACCGGGCAAGGGCCGCCTCATCCTCTGCCTGAAGGCCCACGACGACAAGCTCGCTCCGGAGTGCCGCGAACGGCTCAAGAAGGGCGCCGAAGAGATGCGCGAGCGCAGGAGCAAGGCCAAGGAGGCCTGCCAGGAAGACGTCGACAAGTTCTGCAAGAGCGTCGACCCGGGCAAGGATGTCCTCGCATGCCTCAAGGAGCATGCCGCCGAGCTCTCCGCTTCCTGCCAAAAAGTCCGCGAAGACGCTCAGGCCCGCATGAAGGAACTCAAGGAGCGCCAGGAGAAGGTCAAGACCGCCTGCAAAGGCGACCTCGACAAGTTCTGCAAGGGCGTCGAAGCCGGCGGGGGCCGCCTCGCGAAGTGCCTCAAGGAACACGAGGCGGAGCTCTCCGAGTCCTGCCGCGCTCTAAAGCCCCACAAGGACGAGAAAGAGAGGCCGCTCCCCAAAGAGACGAAATAACCCTTCCTTAGCTCCCCCTCCCGCGGGTAGGGGGCAGGGGGAGGGGGTTCCCCTCCAAAATGACAAAGAAGGCCGCCGGCATCGCCGGCGGCCTTCTCTCTGCCCTATCTCTCCGACTCGCCCTGCCGAAAGGCTCGCTCAGGACTCGACGCCCCCGCGTCTGGAGACCGAAGCGTCCAGCTCCCGGACCTTGCGGCGCTCGAGCCCGTACCAGAGCCCGCCGGAGAGGAAGAAGAGGGCGAGGGTCGCCCAGGAAGCGTGGTCGAAGAAGACGAAGCGCATGAAGCAGACGGCGGCTACGACGAAGAGCGCCCAGCGGTAGGCGCGGCGCTGGCGCACGGAGCCCTACTCCCCCTTGTCTCCGCCCTCATCCTCGGCCGGCTGGGCGTCGGAGGCGGGGGCGGGCTTGGCCGCGGGCTCGGGGGCGGCGGGGGCCGCATTCGCGCCGGACGCCTCGTCGGCGGCGGGAGCCGCCCCGGCGTCCTCCTTCTCCTTCCCCTCCGCGGATTCCTCGGCCGGCTTCGGCGCGACGACGGAGCGGGCTTTCTCGCCGGGACGCCGTTTGCCGGGCTTCTTCACGGCCTTGCGGCGGACGCCGTCGCCCTTCGCCTTCTTCTCCTTGACCGCCTTCTCCTTCGCGCCTTTCGCGGCGGGAGCCAGCGGCTGGCCGTCGGGACCGAACTTATAGGGGGTCCCGACCTCGTTGGACTGCGAGATATACTTGGAATCCTCGCGCTCCTTGTCTTTCTTCGCCCCGAGCGAAGAGGCGGCGAGCGCGGCGGCTACGAGCAGGAGAAGCGGTCGGTTCATGGAGTTAGGGCTCGCAACGGCATAATATGACCGATTCGGAGGCCCGGCTTTGAGACGAATTCGAGGCGCGAGGAGGAAGCATGGCTTGAGCCATGCGCCCGACGAGCAACGAAGAAGTCGGCCAAAGAAGGGCCTCCCCGAAGGGCCGGGGCGCTATCGGGCTGCGACTTCGTCTCTCCTCGTTCACATACCGCAGGGGGTATGCTCATTCGTCGTTCCTCGTCTCGCTCCAATATCGCCCCGGCGAATCGATCATATCATGCCGTTGCGAGCCCTTAGTATATCCCGGCATGGGCGGCCCTTCAAGGCCGGGAGAGCGGCATGCGCAGAAGGTCCCGCGCGAGGAACTCCGCCCCGCGGCGCAGACGGACGCGGCCGAGGGCGCGCTCGGAATCGGGGCTCAGGTGCGTGAGCAGCGTGCGCCGAGCGCGCGCGGCGCGGGCGATGGCGAGCGCCTGGGAGACCGTCAGGTGTCCCTGCGCGCGCCGGGCGGCGGCAGGCCCGTCGGCCTGAGAGCACTCGATGAGGAGGAGGTCGGCGTCCCGGGCGAAGGCGGCGAGCCCCTCGTCGGGCCCGGTGTCTCCGGTGCAGCAGAAGGTTCCCGCCGGGCATTCGAGCCGGTAAGCCATGGCCTCGGTGGTGTGCGGGACCTCCCGTCCGAGCACGATGAAGCCGCGGCCCTGCGCCCGCGCGGGCTCCTCGAGCTCGCGGACCTGCAGGCGCCAGCCGCGCGGCCTCAGCCAGGGATGGTGGGCGCGCGTGAGGCGCTCGACGAAGCTCGCGAACCCCCGCGGGCCGTGGACGCGCAGGACGCCCCCCCGGGGAGGACGGACGTAGTTGAGGTGGAAGATCAGCGCGGGCAGGTCCCCGACGTGGTCGGGGTGGCGATGAGTGAAGAAGGCGTCGGTGACCGCGCAGGCGTCGAGCCCCGCGCGCGCGAGCTGGCGCAGGCAGCCGAAGCCGAGGTCGAAGAGGAGGATGCGCGCGTCCAGGCGCACCGCGCAGCCGGCGGGGAGGCGGACCGCCTCGCCCGCGGCGGGCTCGAGCGCCCCGGAACCGAGAACGACGAGCTCCGCGCTCACGCGCGCTTCCTCCTCGACGGCGGCTCCACGCTGAGGACCTTCAGTCGGATCTTCAGGGTCTTCCCCGCGTAGGGATGGTTGAAGTCGAGGGCGACGTCACGGGCGTCGGCTTCGACGACCCGGGCGGTGACGAAGCGACCGTTGCGCAGGCCCTGGACGTTGACCCCGGGCCGGAGCTGGGAGGCCTGCTCGCCGAAGCGCGCGCGCGGGATGCGCTGGACGGCCGCCGGGTCCCGGAGCCCGTAGGCCTTCTCGGGCGGCAGCAGGAGCGTCTTCTCCTCGCCGGCCCGCAGGCCGTAGAGGCCCTCCTCGAGCCCGACGAGCATCTTCCCTTTCCCGGTCTGGAACTCGACGGCACCGCGGCCGCGCGTGCTGTCCACTTCGCGTCCGTCCACCTCGACGGAGTATTCGACCTTCACCCAGGAGCCCTTGCGGGCCTTGGGCGGTCCGCTCTCGAAGCAGCCGCATCCGGAAAAAAAGAGGAGGCCGGCCGCGAGAAGGACCGGCCGCCTCATTTCCCTTCTCGGATCCAGCGGTTCGCTTTAAGGCGCAGGTTCTCGCGAAGGACGCTCTCGAAGGGCCCCAGACCCTCCTTGAGGCGCGCGAGGCCCTCGCGACCCCGTACGACGAGCGCCGCGCGCGCGACGCGGCCGGGATAGGGACGCCCGTCGACGAGGGCGTAGCGGCCGTCCGAGCGCCAGTCCAGCGCGTCCAGACGCGCGGAATGCTGCGCGAGGAAGTCCTCGAGCTCCGTGAGGCGCACGGTCTCCGCGGGCCAGGGGAGTGCGTCCTCGAGCGCGGCATAGAGCCGGTACGGGTCCTCGCTGAAGAGGAAGAGCTCGGCCCCCGCGAGCGCGAGGGCCTCTCTGGGCGCCCGCCAGGGCGGCAGGGCGCCCGCGCCGGCCTTGAGCGCCGCGGCGGCATCCGCGCGACGCGAGCGGAAGATCCTCTCGGCGCGCTCGTAGGCGGCGCGGAGCTTCCTGGAGAACGCGGGGTCGACGGAGGCCTTCTCGACGACATAAGCGACCGACTCCTGGTGCGCGGCGAGCTCGTCTTCCAGAAGGGGCACCGGGCAGCGGGCGGCCGCGCGGCGCCGCTCGCGCACGAAGAGGATCTCGAAGTCGAGGGCCTCGAGCTCCGGCGCGCGTTCGGCGTCGACGAGGAACTCCCGGCGCGGGGACTCCACGTAGCGCACCGCGCCGAGCCCGGTGCGGCGGCGCTCGACGAAAAGAACGTCGCCGGTCTCGGCCAGCAGGCGGCGGCCGGTCTCGGTCCGCTGGAGCTCGGCGTCGACGTGGCGCAGGGCTTCCCGCAGCGGCGCGGAGAGCGGTTCGTCGGGCCGGACGGCGGCGGGCGCGTCCGCCGCGGCGTAGGGCGCGGGCGCATCCTCCCCGGCGAAGGCGGGGAGCGCGAGGAGGAGAAGGGCCGTCGGGATCGCCGGAGACGGCATGAGGTCAGAAGAAGAGCATCTTGAGACTGGACACCGAGCCGCCGGACTTGACGAACTCGGAGACGTCGGACTCCACGATCTCGAGCCCGAGCGCCTTCATGTGGAGGATGGCGTTCGAGGCCCCCCGCGGGACGACCGCGGTGCGCGAGTCGATGACGGCCGTGTTGCAGACCATCCGAGAGGCCTCGCGCTCCTCGGCGGCGAGCACGACCGGGAAGAGGCGCAGGATCATCTCCAGGCTCTCCGGGGAGAACGCGGCGGGGTAGATCAGGACCGCCTCGGGCGTGAGCGGGCAGAAACAGGTGTCGAGGTGGTAGAAGCGCTCATTGACGAGCTTGAGCGTCACGACCGGAGCTTCAAAGGCCTGGGCGACCGCGGGGTAGACCTCCGGGTCGGTCCGGAAGCCGTAGCCGCCCCAGAGCAGGCGCTTGCCGGGATGCCAGACGCTGTCGCTCATGCCCTCGAAAGTCAGGGCGGGGTCGTCGAGGCGCGCGATGCGGTAGCCGGCGGCCCTGAACCAGCCCTCGAAGTGGCCGACCTCTCCCCGGCGGGAGGGATGGCGCATGTGGCTGAGGAGACAGACCTTCTCCATCCGCGAGGTCAGGCCGATGAGGGTCTGGCTCGCGCAGAAGACCATGTCCTCGAGCCCGGCGACCGCGGGGATCGTCTGGACGGTCTTGCCCAGGCGGGTGAAGACCGCGCGCAGCTCTTCCCACTGCGCCCGCGCGCGGGCGCGGTCCACCTTTCCTACGCTCTCCGCCATGTACGGGTTGAGCGGGGCGGAGACGTCGTAGTGGTCGGGGGGGCACATCAATGCGAGCGTCGGCGTGGGCATCGAAGGGCAGTTCTTGATGGAGAAGCCCTTGAGCTCGTCGGCATGCGCGTAGATGCGCGTGTTCATCGCGTCGAATATACCATTTCAGTCCCCGGTCAATCGAAATTTCGGCTCACGAACGCGCGCGCGTCGAACGCGCGGCCGGGAGCGAGCGCCTCCGCCTCCCCGAACGCGAGCGCCCCGGATTTCCCGCCGTGGCGCAGCGGCAGCAGCAGCAGCGGGACGCCCCGCGACGCTACGCGGCGCGTGAGGAAGGAGAAGAGGCGCTCGCGCCGAGGCGTCTCGCGGGCATACTCCGAGCGCGCCTCCCCCAGGGCGCGCTCCGCCGCCTCCGCATCGAAGCCGAGCGCGAGCGCGCCGCGCCGGAACGCTTCGGCGGCCGGCGCCGGGAGCTCCCCGCGCGCTGCCGCCTCGAGGGCCCGGGGAGGGGTCTGACGGGAGAGGAGCCAGGCCTCCATCGCACGCCAGACGCTGCGCCGCATGCCCCCCCGCAGACCCGCGCGGAAAGCCTCGAAATCGGTCCCCTCGCCGAGGACCGCGGCGGCCTCGCGCGGGGAGCGGACGCCGGGACGCCGACGGCGCAGGTCCTGAAGCCCCTCGCGCAGCGCGTAGTGCGCGCGAGCGGTGAGCGGCACCCCCCCGGCGAGCATGACGACGATTCCCCCGCCCCCCCGCAGCGCGCTGGAGAGCCGCCAGGCGACGCTCGTCCAGGAGCTCCCGTCCATCAGGAAGGCGTCCAGGCCGCGGCGCAGACCCGCCTGACGGTCGAGCCCCAGATGGGCGCCGGCCATGAAGCCCGCGTAGAACCCCTCGCGCGGGGTCGAGAAGGTGTCGAGCGCGAAGGGATCGAGCGCCGTCAACATGCGCGGACGGAAGGACGCACCCCTCAAAGCGCGCAGAGCGAGCAGCCCCTGGCGCATGAGCTCCACGTTGAGGCCGGTCCCCTCCTCGTCGACGAGCGGGTGGGAGGCCAGGCAAAGAAGCCCTGCGCGCTTCCCGCCGCTTTCAAGCTCGGAGAGCAGGCGCGCGGCGCGCTCGAGCGCCCCGCCCGACGCGAAGGGCCGGGCCGCCCCGCCCGCGGCGGCGCGCTGGACGCGGTCCTGGAGGTCCCCGGCTCGGGCGTCCGGCAGCGCGCGCAGCGCGAGCGCGGCCAGGCGTCCGCACAGGACCAGGGGCGGCCGGAGGAACGCGGCGAGCGGTGATTTCCGGGCCAGGAGCGCCGGCGCCCGCACCGCTTCGGCCTCGGCCAGGGCCGAGAGAAGGTCGTCGACGCGGCCGCTCGGAGGGTAGCGCATACCGTCCTGAAAACTACCATTTTTTATGGTATCCTCCGTCCCATGATCAGAATATTCCTCCTCGCTTTCATGCTCCCCGTCTGCGCCCGCGCCGAGGCGCCCGCGACGCTCAACGGCGTCGTGGTCAAGGTCGAGAACGGCGCCGTCTACCTCGACCTCGGAGAGGCCTCCGGCGTCAAGACCGGGTCCACCTTCGCCGTGCTCGGGCTCGGCGAGGAGCTCAAGCACCCCGTCAGCGGGGCGTCCCTGGGACGCGTCGAGACCGAGAAGGGTCTCGGGCTCGTCTCCGAGGTCCACGAGAAGTACGCGCTCGGCAAGCTCGGCAGCGGCACCGCCGCCCCCGGCGACCCCGTGCGCGTGCGCCCGAACGCCCAGCCGGCCGCGCCGGCTCCCGCCCAAGCCGCGGCGCCGCAGGCCGCCGTCCGCCCGCCGCTCTGGAAGAGCCCGCAGTTCCCCCTCGAGGCCGTGGACGTCGCCGCCGCGGACGTCGACGGCGACGGCAAGGCCGAGGCCGTGCTCGCCGACAAGGATTCCGTGACCGCGTATTCCCTCGAGGACTGGCACGCCGTCTGCTCCTTCAAGGACAAGGCGACCGCCGTCACGAACCTCTCGGTCGAGGCCATGGACCTCGACAAGGACGGCAAGGCCGAGGTCTTCCTCACCCTGAACAACCGCTTCTTCGACCGCGTCGAGAGCTACGTGCTCGACTGCTCCTCCGGCCCGATGAACAAGCGCGCGACGCTCGAGTGGATGGTCCGCTCCTACGAGGATGAGACCGGGACGGCGCACTTGGCCAGCCAGGGGCTGCTCAAGGACGCGGCCTTCCCGTACGGCCCGATCAAGCCCCTCGTCTACGAGAACGGGCGCTACCAGCAGGGCCCGGGGCTGAAGCTCCCGCGCCTGGAGTGGCTCTACGGCTTCGCGACGCCCAAGGCCATCGACGAGACCTTCCCGGCCTTCTACACCGTCAACAACCGCATCCGGCTCCAGTTCGGCAAGCGCTCCTGGTTCACGCCCGAGACCTACGGGCAGACCGCCAACCGCGTGCGCCGGCGCGAGAGCAATTTCCAGTTCCACCCGCGCCTCCTCGTCGCCCCCGGCGGGACGGAGGGCTTCGCCGGCCTCTACACCCTGCGCAACGTTCCGCGCTTCGGCGCGCTCTCGGACGCCTTCGGCTCCTACAACGCCGCGGAGCTCCTCTTCCTGCGCTGGACCGGCGCGAACGTGGAGCCGGACTGGAAGATCCAGCTGCCCGGCTACGCCCCGGGCCTCGCCACGCGCGTCGCCCCGGACGGCCGCAAAGAGCTGCTCGCCGCGGTGGTCGGAGCCAACGGCAAGACCACCCTCTGGTCCTTCCCTAAGTAGTGCCGAGCCGCAGGAAAGGAAAGCACGACGGCGGCCTCTGGAAGGCCGCCGTCGTGCTTTTCGTCCTCTTCGTCCTGCTCGGCCTGCTCCTGGCCGAACGCAGCATCGGGCCGCTGTTGAGCGGCGACGTCACCGGCGCCTACCCCACCCGCGTCTATTCGGCCCCCGCGCGCCTGCGCGCCGGGGAATCCCTCACGGCCGAGGATCTGGAGGCGCGCCTGCTGCGCCTGCGCTACGTGCGCGCCGAACGCCCCGCGCGGCCCGGAGAGTTCTCGCGCGCGGACCTCCCGGCGCCCTCGGCGGGCCCCGTCCTTCCCGGACGGATCGGAGCCGACCGAAGGCCCGTCTCCCGCTTCGAGCTCCACACCCGCGGCTTCGCCGCGCCCACGCAGCGCGAGGAGCCTTCCGAGCTCTCGATCGAGGTCGTCGGGGGCCGCGTCCAGTCGGTCTCCCTCATGGGGGCCGGGACCGCGCCGCGGGTGCCGGTCCTGGAGGCCTGGCTGGAACCCGAACTCCTCTTCGAGCTCTCCGGCGAGCGCCGCGTCCGGCGCGAGCGGCTGGAGGCCGTCGAGGTCCCCAGGACGATGGCGGACGCGGTCGTCGCCGTCGAGGACCGGCGCTTCTTCCGCCACCACGGAGTCGATCCCCGCGCGATGGCCCGCGCCGCGTTCAAGAACGCCCGCGAGGGCCGCTATGCGGAGGGCGCGAGCACGCTGACCCAGCAGCTCGCCCGCAGCCTCTTCCTTTCCCCGCGCCGGACCCTGCGCCGGAAGCTCCAGGAGGTCTTCATCGCGCTCTACCTGGACGCGCGCTTCCCGAAGACCGAGGTCCTGCGCATGTACCTCGACACCGTCTACTTCGGCCAGGACGGCCCGGTGAGCCTGCTCGGGCTGAAGGCCGCCGCCCGCCACTTCTTCGACAAGGCCCCCGCCCGCCTCAGCCTCGGCGAGGCGGCCCTGCTCGCGGGACTGCTGCGCTCCCCCTACAACTACGACCCTTTCCGCAACCCGCAGGCCGCCGCCGCCCGCCGGCGCGTCGTGCTCGCAGCCATGCGCCGGGAGGGCTTCATCGACGCCGTCCAGGAGAAGTCCGCCGACGCCGAGCCCGTCAGCGCCGCCGCGCCGCCGCGGCCGGCCCCCCGCGCCTCCGACTACTTCGTGGCCTTCGTCCAGCGCCAGCTCGAACGGCGCTACGGGGACGCCGCCCTGCTCTCGCGCGGACTGAGCGTCTACACGACGCTCGACACCCGCCTG from Elusimicrobiota bacterium harbors:
- a CDS encoding cysteine rich repeat-containing protein, which gives rise to MTALRTLAALLLLCAGAAAAEPQPAPQGDAACKADAEKFCKDVTPGKGRLILCLKAHDDKLAPECRERLKKGAEEMRERRSKAKEACQEDVDKFCKSVDPGKDVLACLKEHAAELSASCQKVREDAQARMKELKERQEKVKTACKGDLDKFCKGVEAGGGRLAKCLKEHEAELSESCRALKPHKDEKERPLPKETK
- a CDS encoding PD-(D/E)XK nuclease family protein translates to MATIHRRASLFSLPLLLLSALSTAVSAQQTRTQVAPVAPGAASGIAGIAAAQALKTPDLGLKIGNLAPTLMLPQTPLLRPSALTLPAALPAGMANVNAAPTNGAAAVSAQMQDAAAVVPAASSVRSIISADPGAAPMEKSERVDTRSLLARILPKLDFSAFSPAKLKDMSSTSAREAGGRLMDRVLGLKSAARTNGVADVSADAAAPAAAHPAAKLEKPFDPLNRPYTNFRLNMFENDPEAYALTFLFGVEESGSKGYELLVGLAVHETLEHIYTWVKEGAPGKDITLEKVLAEYAASWDRNLKAGHYRSRTDFKPSEYKRRGIDFITRRFQALAPFDKGQILGLEERVLWTMKDPVTGKSYDFKGKIDRLMVEDGAVVIHDWKTHFNPPSIRQLQQGDYQLGLYALGLARSRPDLLQGRRIKLVWDFKEFSQEIVVDEAYLQRVEAKIFDVLRRMDNFTERVQAERAEWLKRLKPEARPSGLVEARAAADRIGVLDGEIGDKGGELKKLRAEYDRLEEAVLRYAKGNKLSSVAGRKRTLSISEKSSRGLPTKSDDSEGYEAVVAALKAAGRWEEFSSVDLAALKRMAEVRGGDDGALFEKLRELLGTGFSHSIEAELRDDAPRRGGSVKVKDGPAVQERPEMDAMPGLLSPTQLATFLADRDDYVKRYLLGRRADAGAKPMGMLAGSSIHETVEQLFTWIKGGRPISEIQIADLLKVFEQRWKALRDTADYRPEGKLTATDYKRGARNYLRGIWKRMYPFEQGRTVYLESRMHFDLTDPETGRVYRFQGIADRIMIDGDTVVIRDWKSHYVPPSDEEVRAKDYQLGLYVLAMHQLYPDLMKGRKARLIWDFKDKSTVIEVDDAYIADLKTRLFKILRGMDALGIEVRKDRAAWEERLLPPDLPKNKTEAGRRVDRMGELSAHMDKLKAEVDALKAERAEHEAALIDFTRRTGRVVVDGKRFDARLIKTGVTTVPTKTADREAHEKVAAILKASGAWEKYSSLNYAALKKALSDPKNPDKALLKVLEPLMKDLVKVEASLSEISRASAAAKPAKTSKSKK
- a CDS encoding glutamine--tRNA ligase/YqeY domain fusion protein, translated to MASQNPSMPTSPSSSKTPPAAPSTPPASDFIREIVDADLRAGKHPKIITRFPPEPNGYLHIGHAKSICLNFGVAKQYGGTCHLRFDDTNPSTEDVEYADSIQEDVRWLGFDWADKLFYASDYFERIHDYAVELIRRGHAYVCDLSVDDVRANRGSFTVPGKESPHRNRPAEENLDLFKRMRAGEFPDGSKTLRAKIDMASPNMNMRDPVLYRIKRAEHHRTGNKWCIYPMYDYAHPVSDAIEGITHSICTLEFEDHRPLYDWTLEKGPAPCRPRQIEFARLNLTYTLMSKRKLLELVEGKLVTGWDDPRLPTLRGMRRRGYTPEAIRAFCTHIGVTKFNSLTEMELLENFLREDLNKRAPRYMAVLRPLKLVIENYPEGQVEEFEAMNNPEDPSAGTRKVPFSRVLYVEKDDFRETPPPKFFRLSPGKEVRLRSAYFVVCTGVVKDPKTGEVVELRCSYDPSTRGGSSPDGRKVKATIHWVSAEHAKPARVRLYDRLLKSPEAEGEDYQASLNPKSLETLEDCRLEPALADLPPGRTCQFERLGYFCADAKDSKPGAPVFNRTVTLRDEWAKLEARGTK
- a CDS encoding C40 family peptidase, producing the protein MGQARSPRHEVVLAAALALALSGCAGAQRRGATRRPIPPLAKAVVRTAKSYLPEEEKGRKLPKDCSDYVHAVFKENGIELPRTSLEMARRGEPLASSGDLQMGDLVFFSGSKPSSTVGHIGIYVNNGIFIHFAKEETGVTMESMYSDYYRKRYLKARRVIP